The sequence CCAAGCCTCTATGTTCTATTCAGCTTgtgaaaaaaaacctgattaatccatctaTTGCTATTACTTTAATTAAAATTccaaatatataatttaactAATTTCATCATTCAAAATGTTCGACAACATCACGCGAATGAGAATATTGTATATCATGCACCGTATGGACATTATTATCTAGATATTAAAAAAAGAAATAGCTAAAATATACTGAAAAGCCTGTTCGACGATctgggccctgtagcataatcggactaataatattagttacaagttacaagttacaagtccaaaaattacaagtacttgtaatttgtgttgcataaaaaagaaattcctactaataatattagtacttgtattattagtaaggcTGAAATTACAAGTCCGGCAGGTTCATTTATCTGTCAAAGTTCACTCGGGagttcactgtcaatgcggtttgtttatgttttttttttgcgacttTGTTTGAAAATACATTAAATATATTGTTTGCAATGTCTGcgaaaaaaaacgaataaacgtgacgaacaaagaaaattaaaactttGTGTTCTCGATACCATCCGGGAACAAAAGGAAGTGTTATTCGGTGCATTTTCCGCAACATTGACAAAGGATATGCGTATTAAGGCATGGTCTGTAATTGGTGAGTATGCGAAGTCAATCGGAGCTCTTCCAAGCGGAAAAGATACGCTGTACATACGCGATGTATGGTGGCTAAATGTACGGAAAACCTCTATGGTAAAATTACTAACAATTGTAATCATATTgcaatataataaatattatgttCACATGTTCAGGAGAAACGTGATAATGCCAGAAAAACAGGGACAGGAGGTGGTTACGATGCAAAGACAAACGACGTCGATATGCTTGTATACGATATTCTTGGGAAAGAATCACCTGTTCTTGAAGGTTTGTCAGTTCCGGAGAGCATGGATGAGCTAGCTGAGAAGCAGTTTTACGAGCATAACGAACAGCCAAGTAGATCAACAATAAGCTCAGAGTCAGTAATTGCAACTGGTTCTGGAACAACAAGGAAGGATTCTATTACGCAACCAAGgtcaaagaaaagaaaaataggtAAATAAATATGATAGTTAATTGTAACTGAAAGCTATAAGGGAACATCCatgaattacgtaacgctaagagGGGGTGGGGGTTCAAAAAGTGTGACTCAAGGGGGAgagagggttgaaaatggtcaatttttgcgttacgtaattaatgggtTTTACCAAAGGCAAATGGACATTATCTTATTCCTTTTTGTTTTCtagtttttattattgatttCATTATAAATTATCTATAATTATTCATCAGTTTTTCAGAACATTCTGTTTCAAATGAAGCAGTAACAGAGAATGCTGATCTCACCCGTCGCAAGTTGCAACTGACAATAGAAGTCCTTGAGAAAGAACGTTAACTGAAATCGCTGGAGGTCGAAAAAATGGCAATGGAAAGTTATTTAATGAGTTTGAAAATCTACACCTTCGAGCTCAAGCATGGATTACCGGCATCAAAATTCACGGAGAACATTGTTAACGATAAATCAAATGCTCAAGTTTCCAATGAACAATCTCACATAGATTATATTATTTCAAATACTGAAGAGGATAATGTAAGTTTTGAAGAACTCAACGACAGCATTTAATATCTATCAAacatttatatgatattttgcaAATTCACTAACAAAGTAAATAATAAATTCGTTTTTTTGCGTTTCTTCAAATAATTTAATCATTATCAATCCGAATAATAAGGGGACAATCATAAACGACGCAATTATATCTTGCATCTAAGTTGAGTAACCACGACTGGTGTGGTGCTGTTCATAAATTATGTAAGGCTGTGAAGTAGAGAAGGGCATTAGCGTTATGGAAATTACAAAATATGTTACAAAAAGCGGTAGGTGCGATCCAAAATAGCTAAATTAATTGTTACGTAATTTGAGAACGCCCCTGTATACATAAATACAAGACAAACGAATAATAGGTGACCATAGTGGGTAAACATCACATACGAGTGAAACTTGCGTAATCGCCACTGGTGTTAAATTGACACCTACGAATTAAtgaataaatttctaaaaatatggCGGATATATTGAGtgtttcgacattttttttgtaaagttACCTAGTTTCGAAGAAGTTATATTATGTTCACACTCAtgccttgtaacatgttatttGAATACCACGATAGAAGTTATTTGAGCGATAATCTTAACAACATGTTATTCAGTGCGTTTTGCAAACATAGTATCGCTAAATAAAATAGTTATAACAAAGTAGGTGTAagattattcatttttattttaccaTTATCACATTGATTCAATTATTTCCATTTACCGTCTACGTCACTACAGGGTGTttaataagttcgaatacaaatgtttgatcattgtgtttgtaagcccaatgtacatattctgtattagtattggtgtcagcgttagcggtatatataagctatcggatgtgtgtggtgtcgacattctgtcacttgttgtttgtttattacgcgcgttgaaactggattggggcatcataaataaaatcaaaagttcaaaatcattgcggcgtactTCAAACCTGAGGTTTTGTAAACGATTGAtgcccccagtggcccggtgatAAGACGGAGATGAACCCTACGTattccaataggacgataaccctttatacacgaaaattgcgattttagcctaatatggggacaatttcatcgactttttggacaaaagaTTGCGACacccagcttcccggattttAACCCTCTTAGCTTTTTTatttggtcctttattatgttaaagctgtacgaatacaaggtcagtaacttggaccagttcaagacgtaattctcaaaatctggaacgaaatgcccatgcagacggTGCGTGCCGCTTGtgatgggttttagaaacgtttgaagctcgtgaagaagtacataatagaggtcattccaatagaaatgttacaaacgttccttataaacaatacttccaatgaaatgcaaccggaaaaagaaataatttaatctcaatttttaaacattttttgaaagtgtattcgaacttattgaacaccctgtattaTCGTTTTCTTCATTTTCTCGAGCAATGTTACATAATGTAGCACAACATTTTACTATTTGCGCGGCGAAATGAGGGTTCACTCTTAGACGATTCAAACATGGAAATTTCTCTTTGAGAATTCCCAATGCTCGTTCTTCAGTTTGCCGTGTAGATTTcaatcttctattgtatttgcgctCACTTTCGCTTCTAGGATTATTGTTCAACGGTCTCATCAGCCATGTCTTCAGAGGATAAGCTGAATCCCCAAGAATAACTCCATTGGGAAATATATTTTCTTGCTCCATTGTCCGGTACAAGTAACTCCTACGCAGCACTCTCGCGTCATGTACACTTCCCGGCCAATTAGCACTTACGTAAAAAAAATGGAGGCTTGGTCCACAAACAAACATACAGTTAATTGAATGGCTACCTTTCCTATCAACGAAAGCCTCTTCGTTTTTTGTAGGTGCATCGATCGGAATCAAAGACCCGTCGATTATGCCTATCACGCTAGGAAAATGTGCTATTTTTTAGAATTCCTCCACTATTTACGAAATGTTGGATAGCCAACTAACTGTTAATTGGAACAGTCTTCTATTGATTGCGCATACAACACGTCGAATTGTCCTTCCTACCGTTGATTTATGGATTCCGTGACTCAATCCGGTCCCGTGGTATTGGCATCCTTGCCCAAGCCAATGTAATGTAGTACACAATTGCTGATGAGGCTTCAACGATCCCCCACGATAAGAAAGCTTGATATCAGCACCAATCACTCGAAGTACTTCTtcttagaggcctgaataagagaaacgcggatagaaaatatgtctctgccaacactgcattcaatcttcttcatcaaagaacaacacatgaaaaggaagaaatggtttatgtagataaaatctcacaatccgctattttatgtgtccacatcacataacaatagaatccaataaacaatggaatttcatttcatagcttagcttagcttagcttagactgactgtacatatcaatggttgctactccgtgattgatcagaactggtgcaaattgcactacgatccaagtgaatagtggttgggatttaccaactattttcgaagtgcacgtttcagcagctcgcaaatgttgatcaataacggcgccggccaagtccttacagtcagttgggaaagggagggaatgtgagtgtgtggtaattgttgctactagagaccgagaatacctctgcatctccacatttaccacgggaaggaagtagtgttagttgggtggggtaatcagtaacatagatcgggattcacaatggaaagtgatgtgacctatgaaacttctacacagcagtattagcatttccttgatttgttcaattgttcattcttcgcgagaataaacaatcaatcgctcaaagtgagcgattgttcatttgaatttcggattaggcgcccgcgttatcatttcattaacgtaagaaaagtaaaaaagaaacgggatttaaattgaaaataattgatagtaatcggaaagctaatgtttttcagcaacccttattttatctctatttgacgttaagtaaaaatgtaaatttacgttcattttacatgtcgtttattgtgcattactttcgcgcgagTGTGTGTCACTTGtgttgaccagtataccgtaatcaggatctcactggtattaatcctgatgtgccggttggcactcgtgttgggcttgtgcgctttgagcggcacacgttcgcttccagtctacataaaatcgcacatggtgcaatacaagatgctaaattggagacgatacaCATACATGCTGTGTGGAAAAGTACATCTATCGCCTGCACtccagcatcctacacgacaccatatacgttcatgtggtgactgggtttgatagggcctgcttatggacacatgcagctttttgtagaggtttaacagagcccactgtcaaaccccaccacatcctaggcaggccccctaactcgcagtggccatggggaggggtcgtcaggcccttggacatagtccctgctgcctcttaaacaatggaatttcatttcataatctataaatgacttgcatatattattgcaaactaatgtaaaatacatccaattttgtttatttaaaaatggcataaaatcgaatttggccgttttcagtatttgagccaacattttggctgcttgacaggtctcctgctcgattggctgctgttttttgacggttcgattggcggcacatacctatccgcgtttctcttattcaggcctctacttCTTCTGCTCTCTGCGGATCCATTCGAAAAGCTTCATAAAATTCAGCTGTGTATAGGAACGTGAAATTTATTCTTGGTGCATAGTATTTTACTCTACgcaaattttgagaactttgaGTACTAGTTTCTTCCTCAACAGAGTCATTTAAAATGTTAAAACGATACATATTGACTTAATGAGTAAATAGATgttacttgtaaattaaattatggCACCTTTCATACTTGTAAACAAAACTACAAGTCAAAACTAATAATTtctacttgtattttctttatgcaacagtcacttgtaaattccactaatattattagtgcggtttacttgtaatattagtcttgtaaattcatactcgtagattcattatgcaacagaaaaatacaagttacaagctactctactaatattattagtagaattttgattatgctacaggcccctggGAGTGGTTCAACATATACGAAGCAAAagtatattttcaaataaaaagtattgttaaatctataagaaatttggGATACACATGCGACAATGGCTAGTAGAGCTGTATCAACGAGAACCGATTCTTCTTCTAAATGAGGCCAAAATGAAATTTCAAGTTCAATTCCATACGACCATCAGTGTTGGATCTATTTGTGCAATCTTGCATGAATCAGGGCTCTTCGAGAAAACCATTGAACGCCGTGCAATTAGAATCAGAGAGGATGAAAAACGCTTTAAAAGAGAATTGCTAGTCATTCCGTGGGATCTGTATAGTTTTCTTGGATGAAGTAAGCTTCAACAACAAGGACATGTTGCGTCGGAAAGGTTACGGTATCATCGGTAAAAGTTGATCTTTAGAGAAGAATTCTGCAGGAAACCGAGAGTAGCTTCCCTATGCTTCTTAGGCATGAATGGTATTCTGAATAGTTTCTACACCGAAGGAACATTCAATAGAAAGAAATTTTTCTCTTGTTGTAAAGACTTGGATGGTGAAAAAATCCACTGCGATAAGAACATTATCAGATACCTAAGATCACTTGGAATAATCCCCGTTTTTCTCCCTGCTTACTGTTCTTtctttaaccttcctagtgcattggggtccatttcgacccaagcacaccctaaacaccgctgtaactttgtaacgcaacgagataaaaatctgaaaaattctgacttttcctaactttcggaaattaaggttccctgagaaaatcagcttccagcgacatctaggagaggcgccacaaaaaaagtgacacattgtgcattggggtccatttggacccaagatttcatctcgatcacaaaaactcaaatttcaaccgattttcgatctttaggcacgaaatgaaagctgtaggttccaagaacaagcccacggggtgattcatccaaattgaccactctagtccccggggaacctgtgctaaagaggtactgttttagcttctcaatttggcaccaaatttgcgagtttcgtgttatgaaacataaaattgcttgcaaatatgtgctccgatgatcccaactgtatttgctatattgtatatgccatttctgggcaaatttatccctcgagcggtcatcggaaagccctctggaagatccggaacatccgtaaaattggccaattctaaaatttcatcccagagcttcgcgattttttggtaaccattcattctggtaaattgtgggtgcaatcaatagttaaagccttctgtgacctacaaatgtcccagaaacggtcctccggaagatccggaacaccggtaaaagtggccaattcta comes from Armigeres subalbatus isolate Guangzhou_Male chromosome 2, GZ_Asu_2, whole genome shotgun sequence and encodes:
- the LOC134215066 gene encoding uncharacterized protein LOC134215066; amino-acid sequence: MEKRDNARKTGTGGGYDAKTNDVDMLVYDILGKESPVLEGLSVPESMDELAEKQFYEHNEQPSRSTISSESVIATGSGTTRKDSITQPRSKKRKIEHSVSNEAVTENADLTRRKLQLTIEVLEKER